The following proteins are co-located in the Pyrobaculum calidifontis JCM 11548 genome:
- the ahcY gene encoding adenosylhomocysteinase, producing MESRVKDPSLASRGREQLYWAERNMPVLMEIRRRFEKEKPLVGQTVAACLHVTKETGVLVRTLAAGGARVVLVPSNPLSTQDDVAAALAEEGIHVYAWRGMSEREYYNAIGFAISFYPTITLDDGADLTATIHKLWHGVKDESLNYVAETAGGVDVEKLVAGLRGGTEETTTGVIRLRALKKAGKLVYPIIAVNDSYTKYLFDNRYGTGQSTWDGVLRATNLLIAGKVVVVAGYGWVGRGVAMRARGLGARRVIVVEADPIRALEAVFDGFEVMPMDKAAEVGDIFITATGNVRVINLGHIFKMRDGAVLANTGHFNVEIDVAGLERVATAKRRIRPYLDEYTLPGGKRVYLIAEGRLVNLAAAEGHPSEVMDMSFANQALAAEYLVKNKLAPDVYKLPDELDREVARLKLKTMGIEIEEMTEEQRQYLSSWTLGT from the coding sequence ATGGAGTCGCGCGTAAAAGACCCCTCGCTGGCCAGTAGAGGGAGGGAGCAACTCTACTGGGCTGAGCGGAATATGCCGGTGCTCATGGAAATTAGGCGGAGGTTTGAGAAAGAGAAGCCGCTGGTGGGCCAAACAGTAGCCGCGTGTCTCCATGTGACAAAGGAGACCGGCGTGTTGGTTAGGACGCTGGCGGCGGGCGGCGCGCGGGTTGTCCTAGTGCCGTCAAACCCGCTCTCTACGCAAGACGACGTGGCGGCGGCTCTTGCAGAGGAGGGGATCCACGTGTACGCGTGGCGGGGCATGTCGGAGAGGGAGTACTACAACGCCATAGGCTTTGCAATCTCCTTCTATCCAACAATTACGTTGGACGACGGCGCCGACCTCACTGCGACAATACACAAGCTTTGGCACGGGGTCAAGGACGAGAGCTTGAACTACGTCGCTGAGACAGCCGGCGGAGTCGACGTAGAGAAACTCGTGGCGGGGCTCAGAGGGGGCACTGAGGAGACTACGACAGGCGTCATTAGGCTACGCGCCCTGAAAAAGGCGGGGAAGTTGGTATACCCAATAATCGCCGTAAACGACTCCTACACAAAATACCTATTCGACAACAGATACGGCACTGGGCAGTCCACCTGGGACGGAGTTCTCAGGGCCACAAATCTGTTAATCGCAGGCAAAGTGGTCGTAGTAGCTGGCTACGGCTGGGTGGGGCGGGGGGTGGCAATGAGGGCAAGGGGCCTCGGCGCCCGCCGCGTAATCGTAGTGGAGGCAGACCCAATCAGGGCCCTTGAGGCCGTCTTCGACGGCTTTGAAGTCATGCCCATGGACAAGGCAGCTGAGGTAGGCGACATATTCATAACCGCCACAGGGAACGTACGAGTGATAAACCTCGGCCACATATTCAAGATGAGAGACGGCGCTGTGCTCGCCAACACGGGCCACTTCAACGTAGAAATAGACGTAGCCGGGCTGGAGAGAGTGGCAACGGCAAAGAGGAGGATTAGGCCCTACCTAGACGAGTACACTCTCCCAGGGGGCAAGAGGGTGTACCTCATCGCAGAGGGGCGGCTTGTAAATCTAGCGGCAGCCGAAGGCCACCCGTCCGAGGTCATGGACATGTCGTTTGCAAACCAAGCCTTGGCGGCTGAGTACTTAGTCAAAAACAAGCTGGCGCCAGACGTCTACAAGCTCCCCGACGAGCTCGACCGCGAAGTGGCAAGACTTAAGCTAAAGACCATGGGCATAGAGATAGAGGAAATGACAGAAGAACAGAGACAGTATCTATCCTCCTGGACCCTCGGCACCTAA
- a CDS encoding KaiC domain-containing protein produces the protein MVPRVRTYVPGLDEILFGGVPERSVVLLSGGPGTGKSILGKQFLFNGLKRDEPGIFVALEEHPVAVRRSFRHFGWDVSQYEKEGKFAIVDAFTGGVGAAAQRERYVVKQVDDVHELSDVLRQAIKEIGARRVVVDSVSTLYLTKPAVARSTIMLLKRVLAGLGCTAFFVSQVSVGERGFGGPGVEHAVDGIIRLDLDEVDGKLYRSIIVWKMRDTKHSMLRHPMEIKDTGVEIFWDKYIRISGTSVKVEQLSKEEVEAMRRAVEEAERQTSQARQRKVEIEVEEE, from the coding sequence ATGGTTCCGCGGGTTAGGACGTATGTGCCTGGCCTAGATGAAATTCTATTTGGAGGAGTACCTGAGAGAAGCGTAGTGCTACTGAGCGGCGGCCCGGGCACTGGCAAGTCCATTCTGGGGAAGCAGTTCCTCTTTAATGGGCTTAAGAGGGATGAGCCCGGCATCTTCGTAGCCTTGGAGGAACACCCCGTGGCTGTGCGCCGGAGCTTCCGCCACTTTGGCTGGGACGTGTCTCAGTACGAGAAGGAGGGCAAGTTCGCCATTGTAGACGCGTTCACCGGCGGAGTCGGCGCCGCGGCTCAGAGGGAGAGGTATGTGGTTAAGCAAGTGGACGATGTGCACGAGCTCAGCGACGTGCTTCGACAGGCGATAAAGGAAATCGGGGCCAGGAGAGTCGTTGTAGACTCGGTGTCTACGCTTTATCTCACCAAGCCGGCGGTGGCCCGGTCCACCATAATGTTGCTAAAGCGGGTATTGGCCGGGCTCGGTTGCACTGCCTTTTTCGTGTCGCAGGTGTCCGTGGGCGAGAGGGGGTTTGGAGGACCTGGCGTAGAGCACGCGGTAGACGGCATCATAAGACTTGACTTAGACGAAGTCGATGGAAAGCTGTACCGCTCCATAATAGTCTGGAAGATGCGCGACACTAAGCACTCCATGTTGAGACACCCAATGGAGATAAAAGACACGGGGGTGGAGATCTTTTGGGACAAATACATAAGGATCTCTGGCACCTCTGTAAAAGTGGAGCAGTTGTCAAAGGAGGAGGTGGAGGCCATGCGTAGGGCCGTGGAGGAGGCCGAGCGTCAAACAAGTCAAGCAAGGCAACGAAAAGTTGAAATAGAGGTAGAGGAGGAGTAG
- a CDS encoding helix-turn-helix domain-containing protein produces MSEVPLKPVGREDIRKLESALLVMSLFDREVLEAIKNPAERVTWVDSLYTAAAALARERAGLPASKIAEELGVTEATVRRHLKGETKAGQVVLKVYERLAKEGFKVELPPELAGADKCRELVEKIRKHVEEIQNLLSSWS; encoded by the coding sequence ATGTCGGAGGTGCCCCTAAAGCCGGTGGGCCGCGAAGACATTCGAAAGCTTGAGTCAGCGCTGTTGGTCATGTCGTTGTTCGACAGAGAGGTTTTAGAGGCTATTAAAAACCCCGCGGAGAGAGTGACGTGGGTAGACTCCCTTTACACGGCGGCTGCGGCGCTCGCCAGAGAAAGGGCGGGGCTTCCAGCCTCTAAAATCGCCGAGGAGCTCGGCGTAACAGAGGCTACTGTGAGACGGCATTTAAAGGGAGAGACAAAGGCTGGGCAAGTGGTCTTAAAGGTCTACGAGAGGTTGGCCAAGGAGGGGTTTAAGGTGGAATTGCCGCCAGAGCTCGCCGGGGCCGATAAGTGCAGAGAACTTGTAGAAAAGATAAGGAAACACGTGGAGGAGATTCAAAACCTGTTGTCCTCGTGGTCGTAA
- a CDS encoding B3/B4 domain-containing protein: MVVIINEVRDTGAFVAYDVVKGVDNREYPPPLVEEIQRAVDEARSSLSLDTLKDHPVIRAYRDFYWRVVKIDPTKQRPAQEALLRRVLRGEALPRISPVVDAGNAASIKFLVPIGLYDLAKVKGEVLRLRWSKRGEVFYPIGGSPVELDSQIVLAADGQILHLYPYRDSVETKIERDTRDVLVVVAGVPGVELSRLIDAALYLRKLFSLLGGVAEGEVQIA, encoded by the coding sequence GTGGTCGTAATAATAAATGAGGTAAGAGACACGGGGGCCTTCGTGGCGTACGACGTGGTTAAAGGAGTTGACAATAGGGAGTACCCGCCGCCTCTAGTGGAGGAGATTCAGAGAGCGGTGGACGAGGCAAGGTCGTCGCTCTCCTTAGACACGTTGAAGGACCACCCGGTGATTAGGGCCTACCGCGACTTCTACTGGAGAGTGGTGAAGATAGATCCTACAAAACAGAGACCAGCGCAAGAGGCGCTTCTGCGCCGCGTTCTACGCGGCGAGGCGCTTCCCAGGATTAGCCCAGTCGTGGACGCGGGCAACGCCGCGTCGATAAAGTTTCTAGTTCCCATAGGCCTTTACGACTTGGCCAAGGTCAAGGGCGAGGTCTTGCGGCTGAGGTGGTCGAAGAGGGGCGAGGTGTTTTACCCCATAGGCGGCTCCCCCGTGGAGCTCGACAGCCAGATAGTGCTGGCGGCTGATGGGCAAATACTCCACTTATACCCATATAGAGACAGCGTAGAGACAAAAATCGAGCGCGATACCAGAGACGTGTTAGTAGTGGTGGCAGGGGTTCCCGGGGTGGAGCTGTCGAGGCTGATAGACGCCGCTTTATACCTGCGGAAACTCTTTTCGTTGCTAGGCGGAGTAGCAGAAGGCGAGGTGCAAATCGCCTAG
- a CDS encoding cyclic 2,3-diphosphoglycerate synthase has translation MRRVAIIGAAGRDFHVYNMVYRGSKEYKVVAFLMTQIPIPNRRYPPPLSATPDGVPIYTWKSYEELTRYLKELRVDEAVLAYSDLLYEEVGHIISAVLASGASFRIHGPNDTYLDSIRPVIAVTATRTGAGKSTISREVVKELSARGLKVAVVRHPMPYRELEEAVVEVYKRPEDLDKLTFEEREEYEQYVEMGVPVLAGVDYGRVLREAERLGDVVLWDGGNNDFPFFRPNYMITVTDARRPGHEVGSFPGEVNLRLADAVVITKVSDARAEDVAKVVANVKKVNPRAVVVKADLEVYVDRDIAGKRVLVIEDAPTVTHGGLPYAAGYIAAVKHGAVVVDPRPYAVGVIRRIYEEYGTGPVLPSLGYTEEQRRDLEETIRRADVDLVVIASPAKIERVIRIDRPVARVGWRLKVVEGPSVKELVDAFLEKAGVS, from the coding sequence ATGAGAAGGGTCGCAATCATAGGCGCCGCTGGGCGCGACTTCCACGTCTACAACATGGTCTACAGGGGGAGCAAGGAGTATAAAGTTGTCGCATTCTTAATGACCCAGATACCGATACCCAATCGACGATATCCGCCGCCGCTCTCCGCCACGCCCGACGGCGTGCCGATATACACATGGAAGAGCTATGAAGAGCTGACGCGGTATTTGAAGGAGTTGCGCGTAGACGAGGCCGTGTTGGCTTACAGCGACTTGTTGTATGAAGAGGTGGGGCACATAATATCCGCGGTGTTGGCCAGCGGGGCGAGCTTTAGGATCCACGGGCCTAACGACACCTACCTCGACTCAATAAGGCCGGTCATAGCCGTCACGGCGACGAGGACTGGCGCGGGGAAGTCCACCATATCCCGCGAAGTGGTTAAAGAGCTGTCTGCCAGAGGCTTGAAAGTCGCCGTTGTCCGCCACCCAATGCCTTACAGAGAGCTAGAGGAGGCGGTTGTTGAGGTGTACAAGAGGCCTGAGGACTTGGATAAGCTCACCTTTGAAGAGCGGGAGGAGTACGAGCAGTATGTGGAAATGGGCGTGCCCGTCCTCGCTGGCGTTGACTATGGCAGAGTGTTAAGGGAGGCGGAGAGGCTTGGCGACGTAGTGCTGTGGGACGGCGGCAACAACGATTTTCCATTTTTCCGGCCGAACTACATGATAACTGTGACAGATGCCCGGAGGCCCGGCCACGAGGTTGGGTCATTTCCAGGCGAGGTGAACCTAAGGCTTGCAGATGCCGTTGTGATAACTAAAGTGAGCGACGCCCGCGCGGAGGACGTGGCAAAGGTCGTGGCCAATGTGAAAAAGGTCAATCCAAGGGCCGTGGTGGTCAAAGCGGATCTGGAGGTGTATGTGGATAGAGACATCGCTGGGAAGAGGGTCCTCGTGATAGAAGACGCGCCCACGGTGACCCACGGGGGTCTGCCCTACGCCGCTGGCTACATAGCCGCAGTTAAACACGGCGCAGTAGTGGTGGATCCAAGGCCGTACGCAGTCGGCGTAATTAGACGGATCTACGAAGAGTACGGCACGGGGCCCGTTTTGCCGAGTCTAGGCTACACCGAGGAACAGCGGAGAGACTTGGAGGAGACCATTAGGAGGGCGGACGTCGACCTCGTGGTAATAGCCTCCCCGGCCAAGATAGAGAGGGTGATAAGAATAGATAGGCCAGTTGCCAGGGTTGGATGGCGCCTCAAGGTGGTTGAGGGGCCCTCAGTGAAGGAGCTCGTGGACGCGTTTCTGGAAAAAGCGGGCGTTTCCTAG
- a CDS encoding DsbA family protein, producing MIFRRRKPSLTPVVKTEVVKKIVEIAPIKVGSGNRAVVVFFDLKCPFCARLFKETEEVMLEMAKNGLITYAMCDYVVHKDAESLHRALRCIEAEKRLDFVKRIYSGERVKADECPADDLKVCEELAEAVGVYGTPTLLFYDFSKGRGYIHFGYMTPDQVLEAIYAL from the coding sequence GTGATATTCAGGAGACGCAAGCCCAGCCTCACCCCAGTGGTCAAGACAGAGGTGGTTAAGAAAATTGTGGAAATTGCGCCTATTAAAGTGGGAAGTGGGAACAGGGCCGTAGTCGTATTCTTCGACTTGAAATGCCCCTTCTGCGCAAGGCTCTTCAAGGAGACTGAAGAGGTCATGCTAGAAATGGCCAAGAACGGCTTGATAACATACGCAATGTGCGACTACGTGGTCCATAAAGACGCCGAGTCTCTACACAGGGCCCTCCGCTGCATCGAGGCAGAAAAGAGGCTGGACTTCGTTAAAAGGATATACAGCGGCGAAAGGGTAAAAGCAGACGAGTGTCCAGCAGACGACTTAAAGGTCTGCGAAGAGCTCGCCGAGGCTGTTGGAGTCTACGGGACGCCGACCCTGCTCTTCTACGACTTCTCCAAGGGCCGTGGGTATATACACTTCGGCTACATGACGCCTGACCAGGTGCTGGAGGCCATATATGCCCTATGA
- a CDS encoding zinc ribbon domain-containing protein has translation MSQLSSLLCSALLLLSKWQAAKRGVMVVEVDPSGASTTRTKCCRKMEEVGHRRMKCTTCGFEAWRDVVALLNIEKRLARGWAPPAFFPLIALIPVV, from the coding sequence GTGTCTCAACTCTCTTCTCTTCTTTGTTCAGCCCTTCTCCTCCTCTCCAAGTGGCAAGCCGCGAAGCGCGGCGTGATGGTAGTCGAGGTGGACCCAAGCGGCGCGTCCACAACGCGCACCAAGTGCTGCAGGAAAATGGAAGAAGTGGGACACAGAAGAATGAAGTGCACAACATGTGGCTTCGAGGCTTGGAGAGACGTAGTGGCACTGTTAAACATTGAAAAAAGGCTTGCAAGAGGTTGGGCACCCCCCGCTTTTTTCCCACTGATCGCTTTGATCCCCGTTGTTTAA
- a CDS encoding thioredoxin/glutaredoxin: MIKVVLHHTCKSSYNLYKALRGVAGVEFEMAEAPYFHYLANYVLSVPAVFLDGRLVLLDPVEPEDVLALRDGKTEKELAVDEAVENFVNGVMASQAILSAVVLHKSLKPILLPELVAVLSRARYHGQEHKTPQIMEALRERERGILEERWERLIKVLTFGMVREMFWLGIDVDKVEKSHVKMWLLAKATVGRLGLPYPRPDVPSDVADAVYNVLRESGKRYMEKVAEEQGQILNDAEFLSLYRNK; encoded by the coding sequence ATGATAAAGGTGGTCCTTCACCACACATGTAAGTCGTCGTATAACCTCTACAAGGCGCTACGCGGCGTGGCAGGCGTGGAGTTTGAAATGGCCGAGGCGCCCTACTTCCACTACTTGGCCAACTACGTCTTAAGCGTGCCGGCCGTATTTCTCGACGGGAGGCTCGTGTTGCTAGACCCCGTCGAGCCAGAGGACGTGCTCGCGCTAAGAGACGGCAAGACAGAGAAGGAACTAGCTGTAGACGAGGCTGTTGAAAATTTTGTAAATGGAGTTATGGCGAGTCAAGCCATCTTATCCGCCGTTGTTTTACACAAGTCGCTTAAGCCAATTCTGTTGCCGGAGCTAGTCGCAGTGCTCTCCCGGGCCAGATACCACGGACAGGAGCACAAGACTCCGCAGATAATGGAGGCGCTGAGGGAAAGGGAGAGAGGTATCTTGGAGGAGCGCTGGGAGCGCTTAATTAAGGTGTTGACGTTCGGCATGGTTAGAGAAATGTTTTGGCTCGGCATAGACGTGGACAAGGTCGAGAAGTCCCACGTGAAAATGTGGCTACTCGCAAAAGCCACTGTGGGGAGGCTGGGCCTCCCATACCCAAGGCCAGATGTCCCAAGCGACGTGGCCGACGCAGTGTACAACGTCTTGAGAGAATCCGGAAAGAGGTACATGGAGAAGGTGGCGGAAGAGCAGGGGCAGATTTTAAACGACGCAGAGTTCCTCTCATTATACAGGAACAAATAG
- a CDS encoding adenosylcobalamin-dependent ribonucleoside-diphosphate reductase yields MYRVLKLNGSVEPFQPEKLRRSIERAAQDAGVEVDGAADIKVERDVGSWELADLVHVELLKKAIERPELAEVAKSHLLGRIYKEIFGRDFLRVKSDEEYQRRALAAFEKLAGVIKPEALELLRQLKLRPEFDRSLSYNALRLFTNGNYALRRLDFQLAETPSMAAARVATAVARDVERARLYYDYITSLKLIPASPYWFNAWTSKEMFASCFILMIEDCLSSITHPGKRCIYDVLTRSGLIQQAGGGVGYDFSLLRPEGDVVRGSAGVASGPISFMKLFDANVEVIKQGGKRRGAQMGTLHVWHPDIRKFIKAKTGELKDVHLQNFNISVVVDDAFMEKALDVDKDPNYPLVNPRIVVEKLGIKPIEVLELTREVQLPKDATVGSVNAKELFREIVEGAWDSGDPGLIFKSNMNASNSLLYVNVDGDRYVWFGTNPCAEVPGADKDVCNLTHINLVKFVKEGCSGRTLEEKLECIDWAGLAETARVGVRFLDDAVDISTTGMKDVDETYRKIRKIGLGVMGLAEMLIKLEIPYASWDAVTLVNRVLAWIYLNALDESAELARERGPFKYFHQSDYARGVIPVLKYQDFVWSRWERVRAAYPPEYRELGDRLKAITYETRRWLDAMAKRFGKPTLAELSEKVKGGVRNSVVMSVAPTGRTSILAGTTSGVEPVFALAFLRNVTVGTLVEYYWPGVEYLRARGLWTPEVRRAVEESGMLRDAPVPEDVKHLLATAMEIHWAWHVLMQASAQQWVDQGISKTINMPANATKDDVYWAFALAWALGVKGITVYRDKSKSVQVIYTGIKQEIKKKLADTKIVVKPLSLDATISDAAEQVKLKALEEGKDPYCKTGECG; encoded by the coding sequence ATGTACAGAGTCTTGAAGCTCAACGGCTCTGTGGAGCCCTTCCAGCCGGAGAAGCTGAGGCGCTCAATTGAGCGCGCGGCGCAGGACGCGGGGGTGGAGGTGGACGGGGCGGCCGACATCAAAGTGGAGAGAGACGTCGGCTCTTGGGAGCTCGCCGATTTGGTGCACGTGGAGCTTTTGAAGAAGGCGATTGAGAGGCCGGAGCTCGCCGAGGTGGCCAAGTCGCATCTCCTCGGCAGAATATACAAGGAGATATTTGGGAGAGACTTCCTGCGCGTTAAGTCTGACGAGGAGTACCAGAGGAGGGCCCTGGCGGCCTTTGAGAAACTGGCGGGGGTGATAAAGCCCGAGGCCTTGGAGCTCTTGAGGCAGCTGAAGCTGAGGCCCGAGTTCGACCGCTCGCTGAGCTACAACGCCCTTAGGCTCTTCACCAACGGCAACTACGCGTTGAGGAGGCTGGACTTCCAACTGGCCGAGACTCCCTCCATGGCCGCGGCCAGGGTGGCCACCGCAGTGGCGAGAGACGTGGAGAGGGCAAGGCTGTACTACGACTACATCACCTCGCTGAAGTTGATACCGGCGTCTCCCTACTGGTTCAACGCCTGGACTAGCAAGGAGATGTTTGCCTCCTGCTTCATTCTGATGATTGAGGATTGTTTGTCGTCAATCACACATCCTGGCAAGAGGTGTATCTACGATGTGTTGACCAGATCAGGTCTAATACAGCAGGCAGGAGGTGGTGTGGGCTACGACTTCTCGCTCCTAAGGCCCGAGGGAGACGTGGTGAGGGGCTCCGCGGGCGTGGCCTCCGGCCCCATATCCTTTATGAAGCTCTTTGACGCAAATGTGGAAGTCATTAAGCAGGGGGGCAAGAGGCGCGGCGCGCAGATGGGCACGCTCCACGTCTGGCACCCAGACATACGCAAGTTCATAAAGGCCAAGACGGGGGAGCTGAAGGACGTACACCTACAGAACTTCAACATCTCGGTGGTGGTGGATGACGCTTTTATGGAAAAGGCATTAGACGTAGATAAAGATCCCAACTATCCTCTTGTCAATCCAAGGATTGTTGTAGAAAAATTGGGGATTAAGCCGATAGAGGTGTTAGAGCTCACGAGAGAGGTGCAACTACCAAAAGATGCGACAGTGGGGTCAGTTAATGCCAAAGAGCTATTCAGAGAGATCGTAGAGGGCGCGTGGGACTCGGGCGACCCCGGCCTGATCTTCAAGTCGAACATGAATGCGTCGAACTCACTGTTGTATGTCAATGTAGATGGCGACAGATATGTGTGGTTTGGTACCAATCCTTGTGCCGAGGTGCCCGGCGCTGATAAAGACGTCTGCAACTTGACCCATATAAACCTTGTCAAATTTGTGAAAGAGGGGTGTAGCGGCCGCACGTTGGAGGAAAAACTGGAGTGTATAGACTGGGCAGGCTTGGCCGAGACAGCCCGCGTTGGCGTTAGATTTCTCGACGACGCCGTAGATATATCCACCACTGGGATGAAAGATGTAGATGAGACGTATCGGAAGATCCGCAAAATTGGTCTCGGCGTCATGGGTCTCGCCGAGATGTTGATAAAGTTGGAGATCCCGTACGCCTCTTGGGATGCCGTGACGCTAGTTAACAGAGTGTTGGCGTGGATCTATCTCAACGCCCTCGACGAGTCTGCAGAGCTGGCGAGGGAGAGGGGGCCCTTTAAGTACTTCCACCAGTCCGACTACGCGAGGGGAGTGATACCCGTGCTGAAGTACCAAGACTTCGTCTGGTCTCGGTGGGAGAGGGTAAGGGCGGCGTACCCGCCGGAGTACAGAGAGCTTGGGGACAGGCTAAAGGCCATAACCTACGAGACGAGGAGGTGGCTAGACGCCATGGCCAAGAGGTTCGGCAAGCCCACCCTGGCCGAGCTCTCGGAGAAGGTTAAGGGCGGGGTGAGGAACTCCGTGGTGATGTCCGTGGCCCCCACGGGCCGCACCTCCATACTGGCGGGCACCACCAGCGGCGTAGAGCCCGTCTTCGCCCTGGCCTTCCTCCGCAACGTCACCGTCGGCACCCTGGTGGAGTACTACTGGCCTGGCGTCGAGTATCTGAGGGCGAGGGGTCTCTGGACACCTGAGGTGAGGAGGGCGGTGGAGGAGAGCGGCATGTTGAGAGACGCCCCCGTGCCAGAGGACGTGAAGCACTTGTTGGCCACGGCGATGGAGATACACTGGGCCTGGCATGTACTGATGCAAGCGTCAGCACAGCAGTGGGTGGATCAAGGCATATCGAAGACGATTAATATGCCAGCTAACGCGACCAAAGATGACGTATATTGGGCGTTTGCTCTTGCATGGGCTCTTGGGGTCAAGGGGATAACGGTGTACCGCGACAAGTCTAAGTCTGTGCAAGTGATATACACGGGCATTAAGCAGGAGATCAAGAAGAAGCTCGCGGACACCAAGATAGTGGTAAAGCCGCTCTCCCTCGACGCCACAATCAGCGACGCGGCTGAGCAGGTCAAGCTCAAGGCGCTTGAGGAGGGCAAAGACCCCTACTGCAAGACCGGGGAGTGCGGCTAG
- the serS gene encoding serine--tRNA ligase, with the protein MSYSVLEALRKSPEEVRKVLLARRVDASLVDKFLALDAKWRQLKKEIDELRHLYNQLSREGAKAPPERRREISEKARELAAKLEKVEEEVKELERQREELLYSFPNLIHESVPVCPEGVDSVPVRHWGTVKVSNAALQSLDPGVEYVVVEKEPVGHADMAEVVLQMADTLKAGEVAGSRFYYLFDDLVWLDFALAMYAMDQLAQKGFRPVIPPYMLKFDIIRRVLDFDTFKDAIYKIEGEDLYLIATAEHGIAAYLYKRELLEEELPQLYVGWSPCFRKEAGAGNRDLKGIFRVHIFHKVEQFVFSLPEESWKWHEEITRNTEELIRGLGLPYRVVNICAHDLGAPAAKKYDIEVWYPAQAKYRELASCSNVTDWQSYRLGIRVTRKGMKKEYVHTLNCTGLATTRTITAILENFQRDDGVVEIPKALRPYLEPIKAAPKEYIYPRRIKQQPPS; encoded by the coding sequence ATGTCTTATAGTGTGCTTGAGGCTCTGAGGAAGAGCCCAGAGGAGGTGAGGAAGGTCTTGCTGGCTAGGAGAGTCGACGCATCTCTCGTGGACAAGTTCCTCGCTCTGGACGCCAAGTGGCGTCAGTTGAAAAAAGAGATAGACGAGCTCCGCCACCTCTACAACCAGCTGTCTAGAGAGGGGGCCAAGGCCCCTCCTGAGCGCAGGAGAGAAATATCTGAAAAGGCTAGGGAGCTTGCCGCCAAGTTGGAGAAAGTGGAGGAGGAGGTCAAGGAGTTGGAGAGGCAGAGGGAGGAGCTACTCTACAGTTTTCCGAATCTAATACACGAGTCTGTGCCAGTGTGTCCAGAGGGCGTGGACTCCGTGCCAGTTAGGCACTGGGGCACTGTCAAAGTGAGCAATGCCGCGTTGCAGTCCCTAGACCCAGGCGTAGAGTACGTGGTGGTGGAGAAGGAGCCTGTGGGGCACGCAGATATGGCGGAGGTGGTGTTGCAGATGGCTGACACGCTTAAGGCGGGGGAGGTGGCTGGGAGCAGGTTCTACTACCTCTTCGACGACTTGGTGTGGCTGGACTTTGCCCTCGCCATGTATGCCATGGACCAGCTAGCCCAGAAGGGGTTTAGGCCCGTCATACCGCCCTACATGCTGAAGTTTGATATAATTCGCCGCGTTTTAGACTTTGACACATTTAAGGACGCCATATACAAAATAGAGGGGGAGGACCTCTACCTAATAGCCACGGCTGAGCATGGAATAGCCGCCTACCTCTACAAGAGGGAACTCCTAGAGGAGGAGCTCCCCCAGCTCTATGTCGGGTGGTCTCCGTGCTTTAGGAAAGAGGCCGGCGCCGGGAATAGAGACCTCAAGGGCATATTCAGAGTACACATATTCCACAAGGTGGAGCAGTTCGTCTTTTCTCTCCCAGAGGAGTCGTGGAAGTGGCACGAGGAGATTACCAGAAACACTGAGGAACTCATAAGAGGCCTCGGCCTGCCCTACAGAGTGGTAAACATATGTGCCCACGACTTGGGAGCCCCCGCCGCCAAGAAATACGACATAGAGGTGTGGTACCCCGCGCAGGCCAAGTACAGGGAGTTGGCCAGCTGTTCCAATGTCACAGACTGGCAGTCGTATAGGCTGGGCATCCGCGTGACAAGAAAAGGCATGAAGAAGGAGTATGTCCACACCCTCAACTGCACGGGGTTGGCAACCACGCGCACAATAACCGCCATATTGGAAAACTTCCAACGCGACGACGGCGTAGTTGAAATACCAAAGGCGCTTAGGCCGTATCTAGAGCCCATAAAGGCCGCCCCAAAGGAGTACATATACCCCAGAAGGATCAAGCAACAGCCGCCGAGTTAA
- the pyrH gene encoding UMP kinase codes for MLVLKLTGRIFDEEDLVAKYAAIIRRIGGKVAVVTGGGEVARRYIAMARKGGASNTFQDLLGIYASRLNALLLISLIGDDAYPKAPSTVEEFLDAWRRHRVVVAGGFQPGQSTATVAALVAEAAGASVLLNAANIDAVYDDDPRRNPNARKIPTLTYDELERILKTSVVPGGYELVDPWSISILRRNCVTTYIFDGRRPEYVEEILRGGNPGSKITC; via the coding sequence ATGCTGGTGCTTAAGCTTACAGGCAGAATTTTCGACGAAGAAGACCTCGTGGCCAAATACGCAGCTATAATAAGGCGCATAGGCGGAAAAGTGGCCGTGGTAACTGGAGGCGGCGAAGTGGCGAGGAGGTACATAGCCATGGCGCGAAAGGGCGGCGCCTCCAACACTTTCCAAGACCTGCTAGGGATATACGCCAGCCGGCTAAACGCCCTCCTGTTAATTTCGCTAATCGGCGACGACGCCTACCCAAAGGCCCCCTCAACAGTGGAAGAGTTCCTCGACGCGTGGAGGAGGCACCGCGTCGTGGTGGCCGGGGGCTTTCAGCCGGGGCAATCCACGGCGACTGTGGCAGCCCTCGTGGCAGAGGCGGCGGGCGCCTCTGTCCTCCTCAACGCGGCAAATATCGACGCCGTGTACGACGACGACCCCAGGAGAAACCCCAACGCTAGAAAAATACCGACGCTTACATACGACGAGCTTGAGAGAATTCTAAAAACAAGCGTCGTGCCAGGGGGCTACGAGCTCGTTGACCCTTGGAGTATATCAATACTGCGGAGGAACTGCGTGACTACATACATATTCGACGGAAGGAGGCCGGAATATGTCGAAGAAATACTGCGGGGTGGGAACCCCGGTAGCAAAATAACGTGTTGA